One window of the Streptococcus parasanguinis ATCC 15912 genome contains the following:
- the hisS gene encoding histidine--tRNA ligase, with translation MKLQKPKGTQDILPGDSAKWQYVEGFARKVFARYHYDEIRTPIFEHYEVISRSVGDTTDIVTKEMYDFYDKGDRHITLRPEGTAPVVRSYVENKLFAPEVQKPSKFYYIGPMFRYERPQAGRLRQFHQIGVECFGSSNPATDVETIAMAAQFLKELGIDNVILHLNTLGSPASRQAYRQALIDYLLPMKDQLSKDSQRRLEENPLRVLDSKEKEDKAAVEQAPSILDYLDEESQAHFDAVRRMLEDLGVAYVIDTNMVRGLDYYNHTIFEFITEIEGNELTVCAGGRYDGLVEYFGGPATAGFGFGIGVERILLVLEKKGIELPIETGLDAYIAVLGDEVNEAALSLVQALRIQGFKAERDYLGRKLKAQFKSADVFAAKALITLGSSEVESGQVTVKNNQTRQEVTVALESLKKDFPSVLAELGLA, from the coding sequence ATGAAATTACAAAAACCAAAAGGGACCCAGGATATCCTTCCTGGCGATTCAGCGAAATGGCAATATGTAGAAGGCTTTGCACGCAAGGTCTTTGCGCGATACCATTATGATGAAATCCGCACACCGATCTTCGAACATTATGAAGTCATCAGCCGTTCAGTAGGGGATACGACGGATATCGTTACCAAAGAAATGTATGACTTCTATGATAAGGGAGACCGTCATATCACGCTTCGTCCAGAAGGAACAGCTCCTGTTGTCCGCTCCTATGTAGAAAATAAACTCTTTGCGCCTGAGGTACAAAAACCAAGTAAGTTCTATTACATAGGCCCAATGTTCCGTTACGAACGTCCTCAAGCAGGTCGTTTGCGTCAATTCCACCAAATTGGGGTAGAATGCTTTGGATCGAGCAATCCTGCAACGGATGTCGAAACCATTGCCATGGCAGCGCAATTCCTGAAAGAATTAGGAATTGACAATGTGATCTTGCACTTGAACACCTTGGGAAGCCCTGCCAGTCGTCAGGCTTATCGTCAAGCCTTGATTGATTACCTCTTGCCAATGAAGGATCAATTGTCTAAGGACAGCCAACGTCGCTTAGAAGAAAATCCGCTTCGTGTCTTGGATTCAAAAGAAAAAGAAGACAAGGCGGCGGTTGAACAGGCTCCTTCCATCCTAGACTATCTTGATGAAGAAAGCCAAGCGCATTTTGATGCGGTTCGTCGGATGTTAGAAGACTTGGGGGTAGCCTATGTCATCGATACCAATATGGTGCGTGGCTTGGATTACTACAACCACACGATTTTTGAGTTCATTACAGAAATTGAAGGCAATGAATTGACAGTCTGTGCAGGTGGTCGCTATGATGGGTTGGTTGAATACTTCGGTGGCCCTGCGACAGCTGGTTTTGGATTTGGTATCGGTGTGGAACGGATCCTTCTCGTTCTTGAAAAGAAAGGCATTGAATTACCGATCGAAACAGGCCTAGATGCCTATATCGCTGTCCTAGGAGATGAGGTCAATGAAGCAGCGCTTAGCTTGGTTCAAGCCCTTCGAATCCAAGGTTTCAAGGCAGAACGTGATTACCTTGGACGCAAGCTCAAGGCACAATTTAAGTCAGCAGATGTCTTTGCGGCCAAAGCCTTAATTACCTTAGGAAGTAGTGAAGTTGAGAGTGGTCAAGTTACTGTGAAAAATAACCAAACTCGTCAAGAAGTAACGGTAGCTCTTGAAAGCTTGAAGAAAGACTTTCCATCTGTTTTAGCAGAGTTGGGATTGGCTTGA
- the thrC gene encoding threonine synthase, translated as MTLVYQSTRDEKNTVTASQAILQGLATDGGLFTPVSYPQVELDFDTLKDASYQEVAKLVLSAFLDDFTAEELDYCISHAYDSKFDTPAIAPLVKLDGQYNLELFHGSTIAFKDMALSILPYFMTTAAKKHGLENKIVILTATSGDTGKAAMAGFADVPGTEIIVFYPKDGVSKVQELQMTTQTGDNTHVIAIDGNFDDAQTNVKHMFNDVALREKLATNKMQFSSANSMNIGRLVPQVVYYVYAYAQLVKTGQITAGEKVNFTVPTGNFGNILAAFYAKQIGLPVGKLICASNENNVLTDFFKTHVYDKKREFKVTTSPSMDILVSSNLERLIFHLVGNDATKTKELMESLVATGQYQLSNFDADILDLFAAAYADEAETAAEIKRVYEASDYIEDPHTAVASAVYQKYRTQTGDTAKTVIASTASPYKFPVVAVEAVTGETGLGDFEALAKLHTLSGVPVPPAVDGLETAPVRHRTSVAAKDMQAAVEDYLGL; from the coding sequence ATGACATTAGTTTACCAATCAACACGAGATGAAAAAAATACTGTAACAGCTAGTCAAGCCATCCTTCAAGGATTGGCGACAGATGGCGGTTTGTTTACCCCAGTCTCTTATCCTCAAGTAGAGCTGGATTTTGATACCCTCAAAGACGCTTCTTACCAAGAAGTGGCCAAGCTTGTTTTGTCAGCCTTTTTGGACGACTTTACAGCAGAAGAGTTGGACTACTGTATTTCTCATGCTTATGACAGCAAGTTTGATACTCCAGCTATTGCTCCTCTTGTCAAACTCGATGGGCAGTACAACTTGGAACTCTTCCATGGTTCCACCATTGCCTTTAAAGATATGGCTTTGTCGATCTTGCCTTACTTTATGACAACAGCAGCTAAAAAGCACGGTTTGGAAAATAAAATTGTCATCTTGACGGCGACTTCTGGAGATACAGGAAAAGCTGCTATGGCAGGTTTTGCCGATGTTCCAGGGACAGAGATCATTGTCTTTTATCCAAAAGATGGTGTCAGCAAGGTGCAAGAATTGCAAATGACGACTCAAACGGGGGACAATACCCATGTCATCGCGATCGATGGAAACTTTGACGATGCCCAAACCAATGTCAAACACATGTTCAATGATGTGGCGCTTCGTGAAAAATTAGCAACCAACAAGATGCAATTCTCATCAGCCAACTCTATGAACATTGGTCGTTTGGTGCCTCAGGTTGTCTATTACGTATACGCCTATGCGCAATTGGTGAAGACAGGCCAAATCACAGCGGGAGAAAAAGTCAACTTTACCGTCCCAACAGGAAACTTTGGAAATATCTTAGCAGCTTTCTATGCCAAACAAATCGGTCTTCCAGTTGGAAAATTGATCTGTGCGTCAAATGAAAACAATGTCTTGACAGACTTCTTCAAAACACATGTCTATGATAAGAAACGTGAGTTCAAGGTGACCACTAGCCCATCAATGGATATTTTAGTCTCTTCAAACTTGGAACGCTTGATTTTCCACTTGGTAGGCAATGATGCCACAAAGACCAAAGAATTGATGGAAAGCCTCGTTGCAACAGGTCAGTACCAATTGTCCAACTTTGATGCAGACATCTTAGATTTGTTTGCGGCTGCATACGCAGATGAAGCAGAAACTGCTGCAGAGATCAAGCGGGTTTATGAAGCGTCTGATTACATCGAAGACCCTCATACAGCCGTAGCATCAGCCGTTTATCAAAAATACCGGACCCAAACAGGGGATACTGCTAAAACAGTTATTGCCTCTACAGCAAGTCCTTACAAATTCCCAGTTGTAGCAGTAGAAGCGGTGACAGGCGAGACAGGTCTAGGCGATTTCGAAGCCTTGGCTAAATTACACACACTCTCAGGTGTTCCTGTGCCACCGGCTGTAGACGGCCTTGAAACTGCACCGGTTCGCCATCGTACAAGCGTGGCAGCCAAAGACATGCAAGCAGCCGTAGAAGACTACTTGGGACTTTAA
- a CDS encoding MATE family efflux transporter, whose protein sequence is MNSYKKILNIALPAMGENFLQMLMGMVDSYLVAHLGLIAISGVSVAGNIITIYQAIFLALGAAVASVMSKSLGEKNQETIAYHATESLKVTLLLSALLGGASLLFGRQMISLLGTEAAVAESGGIYLSLVGGTIVLLGLMMTLGSLVRVANNPRLPMYVSLLTNLLNALFSSVAIFLFGWGIVGAALGTVLARLVGVLLLWQKVRLPFAPLRWGLDRKLLNLALPAAGERLMMRAGDVVIIAIVVAFGTEAVAGNAIGETLTQFNYMPVFGVATATVMLVARSLGEGDLEQLHRLRKQSYCLSFVLMLPIALGVFWGGTLLTHLYTQDVKAVEASLSVVLFSLLGTPFTAGTVIYTAVWQGLGNGKLPFYATTIGMWVIRIGAGYLLGVTLGFGLPGVWTGTLLDNGFRWLFLSQLYRRTVGEEKK, encoded by the coding sequence ATGAATTCGTACAAAAAAATCTTAAACATCGCCCTTCCTGCCATGGGTGAAAATTTCTTACAAATGCTGATGGGCATGGTGGATTCTTATTTAGTGGCTCACCTGGGCTTGATTGCCATTTCAGGTGTTTCCGTCGCAGGGAATATCATCACGATCTATCAAGCCATCTTTTTGGCACTGGGTGCGGCAGTTGCCAGTGTCATGTCCAAAAGCTTGGGCGAAAAAAATCAAGAAACCATTGCCTACCATGCGACAGAGTCACTGAAGGTGACCTTATTGTTGAGTGCTCTCTTAGGAGGGGCTTCGCTGTTATTTGGACGCCAGATGATTTCGCTGTTGGGGACTGAAGCTGCAGTAGCCGAAAGCGGGGGGATTTACCTTTCCTTGGTCGGCGGGACCATTGTTCTCTTAGGATTGATGATGACCTTGGGCTCCTTGGTTCGGGTGGCCAACAATCCACGTCTTCCTATGTATGTGAGCCTGTTGACCAATCTATTAAATGCTCTGTTCTCCTCTGTGGCCATTTTCCTTTTTGGCTGGGGCATTGTCGGCGCGGCTTTGGGGACGGTGCTGGCCCGTCTGGTGGGCGTCCTCCTCTTGTGGCAAAAGGTTCGTCTGCCCTTTGCACCCCTTCGTTGGGGATTGGATCGTAAGCTCTTGAACTTAGCACTTCCAGCTGCCGGAGAGCGCTTGATGATGCGGGCTGGAGATGTGGTGATTATCGCGATCGTGGTCGCCTTTGGAACCGAGGCAGTCGCAGGAAATGCCATCGGAGAGACCTTGACCCAGTTTAACTACATGCCGGTGTTTGGAGTGGCCACAGCGACGGTCATGCTCGTAGCACGGAGCCTGGGTGAAGGTGATCTTGAGCAGCTTCACCGCCTTCGAAAGCAGTCTTACTGCTTGTCCTTTGTGTTGATGTTGCCCATTGCTCTGGGAGTTTTTTGGGGGGGCACTCTTCTGACCCATCTCTACACACAGGATGTGAAAGCGGTAGAAGCTAGCCTATCGGTTGTCCTCTTTTCTTTGTTGGGAACACCATTTACAGCAGGAACGGTCATCTATACAGCTGTTTGGCAAGGCTTGGGAAATGGGAAACTTCCATTTTATGCAACGACGATTGGCATGTGGGTCATTCGAATTGGAGCCGGTTATCTGCTTGGAGTAACCCTTGGCTTTGGCCTTCCAGGGGTCTGGACGGGGACCTTGCTAGACAATGGCTTTCGTTGGCTATTTTTGAGTCAGCTATATAGACGAACAGTAGGAGAGGAGAAAAAATGA
- a CDS encoding HAD-IA family hydrolase: MTKRAFIWDLDGTLLDSYDAILAGLEETYATYQLPFDRARIKDYILKHSVQDLLVAVAEEHHLDVTDLNHRRAESLAEKNAQVLLMDGAPDVLAWGQVAGIEQFVYTHKGENAFVILRDLGLESFFTEILTSQSGFARKPDPEAAMYLMEKYGLEPENTYYIGDRSLDIDFARNSQIQSINFLTSDYQGNHQMNTLLDIPGILNAEKNL; encoded by the coding sequence ATGACAAAACGAGCCTTTATTTGGGATTTGGATGGGACCTTGCTGGATTCCTATGATGCTATTTTAGCAGGTCTTGAGGAAACCTATGCAACTTATCAGCTTCCGTTTGACCGAGCGAGGATCAAAGACTACATCTTGAAACATTCGGTTCAAGATCTTTTAGTAGCGGTGGCGGAGGAGCATCATCTGGATGTGACGGACTTAAATCATCGCCGAGCTGAAAGTCTAGCAGAGAAAAATGCCCAGGTCCTTCTGATGGATGGGGCGCCTGATGTCCTAGCCTGGGGACAAGTAGCTGGAATTGAGCAGTTTGTCTATACCCATAAGGGAGAGAATGCCTTTGTCATCCTACGGGACTTGGGCCTGGAATCTTTTTTTACAGAGATTTTGACCAGTCAAAGTGGTTTTGCCCGCAAGCCTGACCCAGAAGCTGCCATGTATCTGATGGAGAAGTACGGGTTGGAGCCAGAAAATACCTACTATATTGGGGATCGGAGCCTGGATATTGACTTTGCAAGAAATAGCCAGATTCAGAGTATCAATTTCTTGACGTCTGACTATCAAGGCAATCATCAGATGAACACCTTACTAGATATCCCAGGTATTTTAAACGCTGAAAAGAATCTGTAA
- a CDS encoding MarR family winged helix-turn-helix transcriptional regulator: MAEINDLLYQLRLADQSTTQLFEKRLGISLTRYQILQDLLEQAPCNQIAVQERLQIDPAALTRHFKILEKEGFVHRSRNPKNQREILIHLTDTAYNRLVKHPPRHHVAVKEQMSRILTAQEQEQFSYLLDKLVSGIEQITVE, encoded by the coding sequence ATGGCAGAAATAAATGATTTGCTCTACCAACTACGTTTGGCAGATCAATCAACTACGCAACTTTTTGAAAAGCGCCTAGGGATTAGCTTAACGCGTTATCAAATTTTGCAGGATTTATTAGAACAAGCGCCTTGCAATCAGATCGCGGTTCAGGAACGCTTGCAGATTGATCCAGCGGCCTTAACCCGGCATTTCAAAATATTGGAAAAGGAAGGGTTTGTCCATCGGAGTCGAAATCCAAAAAACCAGCGGGAAATCTTAATTCATTTGACGGATACGGCCTATAATCGTTTGGTCAAACATCCCCCTCGCCATCATGTGGCGGTGAAAGAACAGATGAGTCGGATTTTGACTGCTCAAGAACAAGAGCAATTTTCTTACCTGCTGGACAAATTAGTATCTGGCATTGAACAAATAACAGTCGAATAA
- a CDS encoding DUF1304 domain-containing protein has protein sequence MSLLTIILASLAALEHLYIFYLESIRTTSDTTSRVFNMDKEELVRPSVTSLFKNQGIYNALIGVFLLYGLFVSKNSEVVTIFVLFIIGAAAYGAMTANKKIILTQGGPAILALLSILFLG, from the coding sequence ATGTCATTACTGACGATTATTTTAGCAAGTCTTGCTGCACTGGAGCATTTATATATTTTTTATTTGGAGAGCATCAGAACCACATCTGATACCACAAGTCGGGTTTTCAACATGGATAAAGAAGAACTCGTCCGCCCATCTGTGACCTCTTTATTTAAGAATCAAGGAATATACAATGCCTTGATTGGTGTCTTCCTCTTGTATGGATTGTTTGTCTCTAAAAATAGTGAAGTTGTTACGATTTTTGTGCTCTTTATTATTGGAGCAGCGGCCTACGGTGCGATGACAGCCAATAAAAAGATTATCTTGACCCAAGGCGGTCCTGCAATTTTAGCTTTGTTGAGTATCCTATTTTTGGGATAA
- the trpE gene encoding anthranilate synthase component I has protein sequence MKKVLSADVLSPILAYMRLDAPHKMILESIPREKENARFSIVAYRPVSEVKFENGVLYNNDQIVEEDPLDFLNRITVKRKTSEELPFNGGAIGFVGYDLIGLYENIGSIPEDTIGTPDLHFFLYESYVIFDHKKEKVYVVEENLYSGRSEAEQASSLEQVLAQLARPAKEEFQDKDLHALHFHNHLEQKEFEEMVALARDYIRKGDMFQCVLSQRFSADFSGKPLDYYRNLRVTNPSNYLYFYDFGEYQIIGASPESLVSVKDRVVTTNPIAGTRPRGIDEEADRQLAADLAGDPKEVAEHRMLVDLGRNDIGRIAQNGSVEVTKYMEVEFFRYVMHLTSVVKGQLLPGLASIEALKATLPAGTVSGAPKIRAMKRIYEAEKEKRGVYAGAIGYLSVTGDLDFAIAIRTMILKNKKAYVQAGAGIVYDSIAENEYQETVNKAKSMTRIGEEG, from the coding sequence ATGAAAAAAGTTTTATCTGCTGATGTGTTGAGTCCAATTTTGGCTTATATGCGATTGGATGCGCCCCATAAAATGATCTTGGAGTCGATCCCTCGTGAAAAAGAGAATGCGCGTTTTTCAATTGTAGCCTATCGGCCGGTCAGTGAAGTCAAGTTTGAAAATGGCGTCCTCTATAACAATGATCAAATTGTTGAAGAGGATCCTTTGGACTTTTTGAATCGCATCACGGTCAAAAGGAAAACTTCAGAAGAGCTTCCTTTTAACGGTGGGGCAATTGGATTTGTCGGCTATGACTTGATTGGCCTCTATGAGAACATTGGTTCCATTCCGGAAGATACGATCGGCACACCTGATCTCCACTTTTTCTTATATGAAAGCTATGTGATTTTTGATCACAAAAAGGAAAAGGTCTATGTGGTGGAAGAGAACCTCTATAGTGGACGGAGTGAAGCAGAGCAAGCGTCGAGCTTGGAGCAAGTATTAGCGCAATTGGCAAGACCTGCAAAAGAAGAGTTTCAGGACAAGGACCTGCATGCGCTTCATTTCCACAATCATTTGGAGCAAAAAGAGTTTGAGGAAATGGTGGCCCTAGCGCGGGACTATATTCGAAAAGGAGATATGTTCCAATGCGTGCTCAGTCAACGTTTTTCAGCTGATTTTTCAGGTAAACCATTGGATTATTACCGCAATTTGCGCGTGACCAACCCTTCGAATTATCTCTACTTTTATGATTTTGGGGAGTACCAAATTATCGGTGCCAGTCCAGAAAGTCTGGTGTCGGTCAAGGATCGAGTGGTGACGACCAATCCCATTGCTGGCACACGTCCCAGAGGGATCGATGAAGAGGCTGATCGGCAATTGGCAGCTGATTTGGCAGGGGATCCAAAAGAAGTCGCAGAGCACCGGATGTTGGTGGATCTAGGGCGAAACGATATTGGGCGTATCGCTCAAAATGGGTCAGTTGAAGTGACCAAATATATGGAAGTGGAATTCTTTCGTTATGTGATGCACCTGACGAGTGTGGTCAAGGGGCAATTACTTCCTGGACTAGCCTCCATTGAGGCTCTGAAGGCGACTCTTCCAGCTGGGACCGTTTCGGGTGCTCCCAAGATTCGAGCCATGAAGCGGATCTATGAAGCAGAAAAAGAGAAACGCGGGGTCTATGCAGGTGCTATTGGCTATCTCTCTGTGACGGGGGATCTCGATTTTGCTATTGCGATTCGAACCATGATCCTCAAAAATAAGAAGGCTTATGTGCAGGCAGGAGCAGGAATCGTTTATGATTCGATCGCTGAAAATGAATACCAAGAAACCGTCAATAAGGCAAAATCAATGACAAGGATTGGAGAAGAAGGATGA
- the trpD gene encoding anthranilate phosphoribosyltransferase, protein MKQVLAKVAEGMDLTSAELEAAMEEVVAGRASEAQVTALLLGLKMKGETVEERTAIAKVMQAYAVAIPTEVQGAMDNCGTGGDRSYSFNISTTAAFVLAGGGIKMAKHGNRSISSKSGSADVLEALGINLDLGPKDLGRVFEKAGIVFLFAKNLHPGMRYIMPARLALGVPTVMNLTGPLINPIPLETQLLGTSRPDMLESTAEILKNLGRKRAVVVSGPQGLDEAGLDGETQLAILENGQVTLSSFQPEDIGMERIEIDQVRGGDAKRNAEILLSVLKNEASPFLEVTVLNAGLGFYANGKVDSIKEGIALAREVIASGAALEKLRLLQEYQK, encoded by the coding sequence ATGAAACAAGTGCTTGCAAAAGTAGCGGAAGGAATGGATCTAACCAGTGCAGAGTTAGAGGCTGCTATGGAGGAAGTCGTTGCTGGTCGTGCTTCAGAAGCACAGGTGACGGCCCTTCTTCTAGGCCTCAAAATGAAGGGGGAAACGGTTGAAGAGCGGACGGCTATTGCAAAAGTGATGCAGGCCTATGCAGTCGCTATTCCTACAGAAGTTCAAGGAGCAATGGACAATTGTGGAACGGGGGGCGATCGTTCTTATAGTTTCAATATTTCAACAACAGCTGCCTTCGTCCTTGCTGGTGGTGGCATCAAGATGGCGAAACACGGAAATCGTTCGATCTCTTCTAAATCTGGTTCTGCGGATGTGCTAGAAGCGCTAGGGATTAACCTTGATTTGGGTCCAAAAGACTTGGGACGAGTGTTTGAAAAGGCGGGAATTGTCTTCCTATTTGCCAAAAATCTACATCCTGGCATGCGCTATATTATGCCCGCTCGCTTGGCATTAGGGGTTCCAACGGTGATGAACTTAACCGGTCCTCTTATCAATCCGATTCCTCTAGAAACCCAGCTATTGGGAACCAGTCGTCCGGATATGCTGGAAAGTACGGCAGAGATTCTAAAGAATTTAGGTCGAAAACGCGCAGTGGTAGTGAGTGGTCCACAAGGTTTGGATGAGGCAGGCCTTGATGGAGAAACCCAGCTGGCTATTCTGGAAAATGGACAGGTTACCTTATCTAGCTTTCAACCAGAAGATATAGGAATGGAGCGCATCGAAATTGATCAAGTACGTGGTGGAGACGCCAAACGCAATGCGGAAATTTTGCTCAGTGTCTTGAAGAATGAAGCAAGTCCCTTCTTAGAGGTGACTGTCTTGAATGCTGGCCTTGGTTTTTATGCCAACGGCAAGGTAGATTCTATCAAGGAGGGGATTGCCTTGGCACGTGAAGTGATTGCCAGTGGGGCTGCCCTTGAGAAATTGAGATTATTACAGGAGTATCAAAAATGA
- the trpC gene encoding indole-3-glycerol phosphate synthase TrpC: MSQEFLPKILKEKAREVAEMKEEELQPLRETYRLYDYLKSHPEKLQVIAEVKKASPSLGDIHVDVDIVAQAKTYEENGAVMISVLTDEVFFKGSIEYLREISSQVRIPTLNKDFIVDEKQVIRARNAGATVILLIVAALSETRLQELYEFATHLGLEVLVETHNLTELEVAHRIGAQIIGVNNRNLVTFETDLHTSLELATNFEQEPVYISESAIFAAADARMLAPYFSGILVGTALMKADNVAEKVKELQIDKG; the protein is encoded by the coding sequence ATGAGTCAAGAATTCTTGCCAAAGATTCTAAAGGAAAAGGCGCGTGAAGTGGCTGAGATGAAAGAAGAGGAACTCCAACCTTTGCGCGAGACCTACCGCCTGTATGATTACCTAAAGAGTCATCCAGAAAAGCTTCAGGTCATTGCGGAAGTGAAAAAGGCTAGCCCGAGTCTGGGAGATATTCATGTCGATGTGGATATCGTCGCGCAGGCTAAGACTTACGAAGAAAATGGGGCCGTGATGATTTCTGTCTTGACTGATGAAGTGTTTTTCAAGGGCAGTATCGAGTATCTCCGGGAAATATCTAGTCAAGTACGTATCCCCACCCTCAACAAAGATTTCATTGTGGATGAAAAGCAAGTGATTCGGGCGCGAAACGCAGGGGCGACCGTGATCTTGTTGATTGTTGCAGCCTTATCAGAGACTCGTCTGCAAGAGCTCTATGAGTTTGCGACCCATCTTGGCCTGGAGGTCTTGGTGGAGACCCATAATCTGACAGAACTAGAGGTAGCTCACCGGATTGGTGCTCAGATCATCGGGGTGAATAATCGCAACTTGGTGACCTTTGAGACTGATCTTCATACTAGCCTAGAATTGGCGACCAATTTTGAACAAGAACCGGTTTACATCTCGGAGTCTGCTATTTTCGCAGCAGCAGATGCGCGCATGCTGGCTCCTTATTTTAGTGGCATTCTCGTTGGGACAGCCCTCATGAAGGCAGACAATGTGGCTGAAAAAGTAAAGGAGTTGCAGATTGACAAAGGTTAA
- a CDS encoding phosphoribosylanthranilate isomerase gives MTKVKICGLSTPEAVQTAIEAGADYIGFVFAPSKRQVTLEQARQLATGIPKGVQKVGVFVSPQREEVEQACQVVGLDLIQLHGPMDETILQDLPQQTIRAVQVGKDAVLPETSADYLLFDAPVAGSGQTFDWQKLETQNFTKPFFIAGGLTVDNVADAIRFFHPYAVDVSSGVETNGIKDQEKIKRFIERVKHGI, from the coding sequence TTGACAAAGGTTAAAATTTGCGGATTGTCCACTCCGGAAGCCGTCCAGACCGCTATTGAAGCCGGTGCGGACTACATTGGTTTTGTCTTTGCACCAAGCAAACGGCAAGTCACGTTGGAGCAAGCTCGGCAGTTGGCTACAGGCATTCCAAAGGGAGTTCAAAAAGTCGGTGTTTTTGTATCCCCACAAAGAGAAGAAGTGGAGCAAGCTTGCCAAGTTGTGGGCTTGGACCTGATACAATTGCATGGACCGATGGATGAAACCATCTTGCAAGACCTTCCCCAACAAACGATTCGCGCTGTTCAAGTGGGGAAAGATGCAGTTCTTCCTGAGACCAGTGCCGATTATCTGCTCTTTGATGCTCCTGTAGCAGGAAGTGGGCAGACCTTTGACTGGCAAAAGCTCGAAACCCAAAACTTTACAAAGCCCTTCTTTATTGCAGGGGGCTTGACAGTAGATAATGTAGCAGATGCTATTCGCTTCTTTCATCCTTATGCGGTGGATGTATCCAGTGGGGTCGAGACAAATGGAATAAAAGATCAAGAAAAGATAAAACGATTTATAGAAAGGGTCAAGCATGGCATATAA
- the trpB gene encoding tryptophan synthase subunit beta: MAYKQPDKNGFYGRFGGRFVPETLMTAVLELEEAYRESQADPSFQAELDQLLKQYVGRETPLYYAKNLTKYVGGAKIFLKREDLNHTGAHKINNALGQVLLAHRMGKKKIIAETGAGQHGVATATAAALFDMECTIYMGEEDVKRQALNVFRMELLGAKVQSVTDGSRVLKDAVNAALRAWVANVEDTHYIMGSALGPHPFPEIVRDFQSVIGREAKRQFAEQNDGALPDAVLACVGGGSNAIGLFYPFVEDTSVAMYGAEAAGLGVDTDQHAATLTKGRPGVLHGALMDVLQDAHGQILEAFSISAGLDYPGIGPEHSYFHDIKRATYVPVTDKEALEAFQLLSKVEGIIPALESSHAIAYAVKLAKEMGPEKSMIVCLSGRGDKDVVQVKDRLEQERGE, from the coding sequence ATGGCATATAAACAACCAGATAAAAACGGATTTTACGGGCGGTTCGGGGGACGATTTGTCCCTGAAACCTTGATGACAGCAGTTTTAGAATTAGAAGAAGCCTATAGAGAAAGTCAAGCAGATCCTTCTTTTCAAGCAGAATTGGATCAGCTTCTGAAACAATATGTCGGTCGGGAAACACCGCTCTATTACGCTAAGAATCTAACCAAGTATGTTGGTGGAGCCAAGATTTTTCTTAAAAGAGAAGACCTCAACCACACAGGGGCTCATAAAATTAATAATGCCCTAGGACAGGTTTTATTGGCACATCGGATGGGCAAAAAGAAGATCATCGCAGAAACAGGGGCTGGACAGCACGGTGTTGCAACTGCAACGGCTGCTGCTTTATTTGATATGGAATGCACCATCTACATGGGGGAAGAAGATGTCAAACGCCAAGCCCTCAATGTCTTTCGGATGGAATTGTTGGGCGCCAAGGTTCAATCAGTAACAGATGGGTCGCGTGTCCTCAAGGATGCGGTCAATGCTGCTCTTAGAGCTTGGGTAGCAAATGTGGAGGATACCCACTATATCATGGGATCTGCTCTAGGACCTCACCCATTCCCAGAGATTGTCCGTGATTTTCAAAGTGTCATCGGTAGAGAAGCCAAACGCCAATTTGCAGAGCAAAATGACGGGGCGCTGCCAGATGCCGTCCTAGCCTGTGTAGGAGGTGGATCGAACGCTATTGGGCTCTTTTATCCTTTTGTTGAGGATACATCTGTTGCCATGTATGGGGCAGAAGCTGCTGGGCTTGGAGTGGATACAGACCAGCATGCAGCAACCTTGACCAAGGGACGTCCGGGAGTCCTTCACGGCGCCTTGATGGATGTTTTACAGGATGCCCATGGACAGATTTTAGAAGCCTTTTCGATTTCAGCAGGTCTCGATTATCCTGGGATTGGGCCAGAGCATTCTTATTTCCATGACATCAAGCGGGCAACCTATGTGCCTGTGACAGACAAAGAAGCCCTAGAAGCCTTTCAATTGCTTTCGAAAGTAGAAGGAATCATTCCAGCTCTGGAATCGAGCCATGCTATCGCCTATGCGGTGAAATTGGCTAAGGAGATGGGGCCTGAAAAATCCATGATCGTTTGCTTATCAGGTCGTGGGGACAAAGATGTGGTACAAGTCAAAGACCGCCTAGAACAAGAGAGAGGAGAGTAA